The proteins below come from a single Verrucomicrobiia bacterium genomic window:
- a CDS encoding nucleotide sugar dehydrogenase → MKSEREPNDRGSGSLSIVVVGLWHLGTVTAACCARHFRVAGLDDDTANIARLSEGKAPLFESGLNELLAAGLQSKRLSFTTDPASACAEADVVWLCADTPVNEDDESEVDAVLAQLRCALASTAPGTLVLISAQLPVGTCAALEREFPDFQFACSPENLRLGKAIESFEKADRVVIGTRSEQRRELLQELFAPFTSQILFMRTESAEMVKHALNSFLAVSVTFINEIARLCELTGADAKEVSAGLKSEPRIGLRAYLGPGGPFAGGTLARDVVTLTKLGRSRNEPLSLIPAIKQSNDLHRGWMFRRLQMRLGELRAKTITVLGLTYKPGTDTLRRSAAVELCHQLLRAGARVRAFDPLVKTSAAGLEQVAVLANVEEAVNDADAVVLCTEWPEFRDAPWPKLVSRMRSPIVVDANRFLEKELKDMPGVEHLSVGRAL, encoded by the coding sequence ATGAAAAGCGAGCGTGAACCGAACGATCGTGGCAGCGGTTCCTTGTCGATCGTTGTCGTCGGGTTATGGCATCTCGGAACGGTCACTGCCGCATGCTGTGCGAGACATTTCCGTGTGGCCGGACTCGACGATGATACCGCCAACATCGCGCGTCTCAGTGAAGGCAAGGCCCCGCTGTTCGAGTCCGGCCTGAACGAACTGCTCGCCGCCGGGCTGCAATCAAAGAGATTAAGTTTCACTACAGATCCAGCCTCGGCTTGCGCTGAAGCCGATGTCGTGTGGCTCTGCGCGGACACACCCGTGAATGAGGATGACGAATCGGAGGTGGATGCTGTCCTGGCGCAATTGCGGTGTGCGCTGGCCTCGACAGCTCCCGGGACCCTCGTCTTGATTTCCGCGCAACTGCCTGTCGGCACGTGCGCCGCGCTGGAACGTGAGTTTCCCGATTTTCAGTTTGCCTGTTCGCCCGAAAACCTGCGCCTGGGGAAGGCGATTGAATCGTTTGAAAAGGCGGATCGGGTCGTGATCGGAACTCGAAGCGAACAACGCCGTGAACTGCTGCAAGAGCTGTTCGCTCCGTTCACTTCGCAGATTCTCTTCATGCGAACCGAATCGGCCGAGATGGTGAAGCATGCTCTCAATTCATTCCTTGCCGTTTCGGTCACTTTCATCAACGAGATCGCGCGGCTTTGCGAACTGACCGGCGCGGATGCGAAAGAAGTCTCGGCTGGATTGAAAAGCGAACCGCGCATCGGGCTCCGCGCTTATCTTGGCCCAGGCGGTCCGTTCGCGGGCGGCACTCTCGCTCGCGACGTCGTCACGCTTACGAAATTAGGGCGGTCGCGGAACGAACCCCTGTCACTCATTCCCGCAATCAAGCAAAGCAACGACCTGCACCGCGGATGGATGTTTCGGCGGCTGCAGATGCGGCTCGGCGAATTACGCGCGAAAACAATCACGGTGCTGGGCCTCACCTACAAACCGGGCACCGACACACTGCGCCGCAGCGCCGCAGTCGAGCTGTGCCATCAGCTGTTGCGCGCGGGCGCCAGGGTGCGCGCGTTTGATCCTTTGGTGAAAACGTCCGCCGCGGGTTTGGAGCAGGTTGCCGTGCTCGCCAATGTCGAGGAGGCCGTGAATGACGCCGATGCCGTTGTGCTGTGCACCGAGTGGCCTGAGTTCCGCGATGCGCCCTGGCCAAAACTCGTGTCGCGAATGCGCTCCCCGATCGTCGTGGACGCCAATCGCTTTCTGGAAAAGGAATTGAAAGATATGCCGGGCGTTGAGCATCTTTCCGTCGGACGCGCCCTATGA
- a CDS encoding Gfo/Idh/MocA family oxidoreductase codes for MSCPVRVALIGCGLIGQKRLNNLPPGCVSVACDLNLERARKLAAQTPECVATQSVSDAVTSPGVDAVLIATLNSSLSEIACLAAEAGKHVLVEKPGAIRVSELERLESIATRKRVQVRVGYNHRYHPAALKALELFRSGVLGSMMFVRGRYGHGGRVGYDREWRADPKLSGGGELIDQGVHLIDLAGIFLGELTQVNGHATTYFWDMPVDDNAFLNLRNAAGNTAWLHVSCSEWKNLFSLEIYGRDGKLHWEGLGGSYGVERLTYYKMLPQMGPPETTIWEFPRGDESWKLEMQEFFEDIRLGRTPVPGIKEAKAALRVVEAIYV; via the coding sequence ATGAGCTGTCCTGTTCGCGTTGCATTGATCGGCTGCGGCCTCATCGGCCAGAAGCGCCTCAACAACCTGCCGCCTGGCTGTGTCTCGGTCGCGTGCGACCTGAACCTTGAGCGCGCGCGGAAGCTTGCGGCGCAGACGCCGGAATGCGTCGCAACCCAATCTGTATCGGATGCCGTGACTTCGCCCGGCGTGGATGCTGTGCTGATCGCGACGTTGAACTCATCGTTATCCGAGATCGCATGCCTGGCGGCCGAAGCGGGCAAACACGTGCTCGTTGAAAAGCCTGGCGCAATCCGCGTTTCCGAATTGGAACGCCTGGAATCCATCGCGACGCGAAAGCGCGTTCAAGTACGCGTTGGCTACAATCACCGTTATCATCCCGCCGCTCTCAAGGCGTTGGAACTTTTTCGGAGCGGCGTGCTCGGCTCGATGATGTTTGTTCGCGGACGGTACGGGCACGGCGGCCGCGTCGGCTACGATAGGGAGTGGCGGGCTGATCCAAAACTTTCAGGCGGCGGCGAATTGATCGACCAGGGCGTTCACCTGATCGATCTGGCCGGGATTTTTCTCGGCGAGCTTACGCAGGTCAACGGCCACGCGACGACGTATTTCTGGGACATGCCTGTGGATGACAACGCATTCCTGAACCTTCGCAACGCGGCGGGTAACACTGCCTGGCTGCACGTGAGCTGCAGTGAGTGGAAGAACCTCTTCAGCCTGGAAATTTACGGTCGCGACGGGAAGCTGCACTGGGAAGGGTTGGGCGGAAGCTACGGCGTCGAGCGCCTGACCTATTACAAGATGCTGCCGCAGATGGGTCCCCCTGAAACGACGATCTGGGAATTTCCGCGTGGCGACGAGTCGTGGAAGCTCGAAATGCAGGAATTTTTCGAAGACATACGCCTCGGTCGAACGCCTGTTCCTGGCATCAAGGAAGCGAAGGCGGCTCTGCGCGTTGTCGAAGCCATTTACGTATGA
- a CDS encoding SIS domain-containing protein — MSFAQQFLQEVQQVTQQLQPDAIERVVDALAAVRERGGRLFILGVGGSAANASHAVNDFRKICGFECYAPTDNVSELTARTNDDGWATIFAEWLKGSRLNSKDGLLVLSVGGGNIEKNVSPNLVSAIQLARQAGATITGIVGRDGGYTAKEATACVIIPTVNPDHVTPHAEAFQGIVWHLIVSHPNLKVGKTKWESTR, encoded by the coding sequence ATGAGCTTTGCGCAGCAGTTTTTACAGGAGGTTCAGCAGGTCACGCAACAACTGCAACCCGATGCTATCGAGCGCGTCGTTGATGCCCTGGCCGCCGTGCGGGAACGGGGCGGGCGGTTGTTCATCCTGGGCGTCGGCGGCAGCGCTGCCAATGCCAGCCACGCCGTGAACGACTTTCGCAAGATTTGCGGATTCGAATGTTACGCCCCCACAGACAATGTCTCCGAACTCACCGCGCGTACGAACGATGACGGATGGGCGACGATCTTTGCCGAATGGTTAAAGGGAAGCCGCCTGAACTCGAAGGACGGTCTGCTCGTTTTATCGGTCGGCGGCGGCAATATCGAAAAGAACGTCAGCCCGAACCTTGTCAGCGCGATTCAACTCGCCAGGCAGGCGGGCGCAACGATCACGGGTATCGTGGGGCGCGACGGCGGATACACAGCGAAGGAAGCCACCGCATGCGTGATCATTCCGACAGTGAACCCCGACCACGTTACTCCGCATGCTGAAGCATTCCAGGGAATTGTGTGGCACCTCATTGTGTCGCATCCGAATCTGAAGGTCGGAAAGACCAAATGGGAAAGCACTCGATGA
- a CDS encoding HAD family hydrolase, with product MSDNQQRVHGSRPAVFLDRDGVINRALQRDGKPYPPRSLSEFEILPGVADACRQLKAAGFALVVATNQPDVGRGTMKQAVVDAIHQRLVAQLPVDRVEVCFHPGKGASDCDCRKPRPGMLLRATRELNLDLARSWMVGDRWRDIDCGKAVGVRTVLIDYAYDEPLRAQPDFRAASLIEAAALIVAQSAESAVSGVS from the coding sequence GTGAGCGACAATCAACAACGGGTTCATGGCAGCCGGCCCGCGGTGTTCCTCGATCGCGACGGCGTGATCAACCGCGCGCTGCAGCGCGACGGCAAACCCTATCCGCCGCGTTCGCTGAGCGAGTTCGAAATCCTGCCTGGGGTTGCGGATGCGTGCCGCCAGTTGAAAGCTGCTGGATTTGCGCTCGTTGTTGCCACCAACCAGCCTGACGTAGGCCGGGGCACGATGAAGCAGGCAGTCGTCGATGCGATTCATCAACGCCTCGTCGCGCAACTCCCTGTCGACCGAGTGGAAGTCTGCTTTCATCCTGGCAAGGGCGCTTCAGACTGCGATTGCCGAAAACCAAGACCAGGAATGCTGCTGCGCGCGACCCGGGAATTGAACCTCGACCTGGCGCGAAGCTGGATGGTGGGAGACCGCTGGCGCGACATTGACTGCGGCAAAGCCGTGGGCGTTCGAACCGTTTTAATAGATTACGCCTACGACGAGCCGCTGCGCGCGCAACCTGATTTTCGCGCCGCCAGTTTGATCGAAGCCGCAGCGTTGATCGTAGCGCAGTCCGCCGAGTCTGCTGTATCGGGGGTTTCCTAA
- a CDS encoding transaldolase: MPNPLESLRVQIFADGADKAGMLDLYTSPLIKGMTTNPSLMRKVGIEDYESFARDVLLTVTSKPISFEVFSDEFPEMKRQALKISRWQKNVYAKIPITNTRGESTLPLVKELGAEGVQLNITAILTLEQVRGVAAALNPDVRSVVSVFAGRVADTGRDPIPMMRESLALLQGTQPKAELLWASVREVLNIFQADQCGCHIVTVPHDILNKAIKMAGMDLNALSLDTVKTFAADATAARFTL, from the coding sequence ATGCCGAACCCTCTTGAGTCACTTCGCGTTCAAATCTTTGCCGATGGCGCCGACAAGGCCGGGATGCTGGATCTTTACACCAGCCCGCTGATCAAGGGCATGACGACGAATCCGTCCCTGATGCGAAAGGTCGGCATTGAAGATTACGAAAGCTTCGCCAGGGACGTGCTCCTCACGGTGACGTCCAAGCCCATTTCGTTCGAGGTGTTTTCCGACGAGTTTCCTGAGATGAAGCGGCAGGCGTTGAAGATCTCGCGATGGCAAAAAAACGTCTACGCGAAAATTCCCATTACGAACACGCGCGGCGAATCGACGCTGCCCCTCGTGAAGGAACTTGGCGCAGAAGGCGTGCAACTGAACATTACCGCGATCCTGACGCTTGAGCAGGTGCGAGGCGTTGCCGCCGCGTTGAATCCTGACGTGCGGTCGGTTGTCTCGGTGTTTGCAGGACGCGTGGCTGACACGGGGCGTGATCCGATTCCGATGATGCGCGAGAGCCTCGCGCTTCTCCAAGGCACCCAGCCGAAAGCGGAGTTGCTGTGGGCCAGCGTCCGGGAAGTGCTCAACATCTTCCAGGCCGACCAATGCGGATGCCATATTGTGACGGTTCCCCATGACATCCTGAACAAGGCGATCAAGATGGCTGGGATGGATCTCAACGCGTTGTCACTGGACACCGTGAAGACGTTTGCAGCCGACGCGACCGCCGCGCGTTTCACCCTTTAA
- a CDS encoding nucleotidyltransferase family protein — protein MTAPLDMPVAILAGGLATRLRPITEKIPKSLVSVAGRPFLAHQLELLHERGIRRAVLCVGHLGEMIQRDFGNGSQFGITLDYSFDGPVLLGTGGALRQALPKLGSEFFVLYGDSYLPVDYHAVADFWRDSWKDGCMTVYRNEGRYDTSNVVFRDNRIAVYDKKNKVPEMHHIDYGLSLFKASIFEAYAPGEQFDLAEVMSALVASRQLAGYEVAERFYEIGSPAGLAELDAFLIQQPGKTE, from the coding sequence ATGACTGCGCCGCTCGACATGCCCGTCGCCATCCTTGCTGGCGGACTCGCAACCCGGTTGCGTCCGATTACCGAGAAAATTCCGAAATCCCTGGTGTCTGTTGCGGGGCGTCCCTTCCTGGCCCACCAACTGGAACTGTTGCACGAACGCGGCATTCGCCGCGCAGTGTTGTGCGTGGGGCATCTGGGAGAAATGATCCAACGCGATTTTGGGAATGGTTCCCAGTTCGGCATTACACTCGACTACTCCTTTGACGGACCTGTTCTGCTGGGAACGGGAGGAGCCCTGCGCCAGGCGCTTCCCAAACTTGGATCTGAGTTCTTCGTGTTGTACGGGGATTCCTATCTTCCCGTTGATTATCACGCAGTGGCGGATTTCTGGCGCGACAGCTGGAAGGATGGTTGCATGACCGTGTATCGCAACGAAGGACGTTACGACACGAGCAATGTGGTCTTTCGCGACAATCGGATCGCGGTTTACGACAAGAAGAACAAGGTCCCTGAAATGCATCACATCGATTACGGCCTGAGTTTGTTCAAGGCCTCTATTTTCGAGGCGTATGCGCCAGGCGAGCAATTTGACCTCGCTGAGGTGATGTCGGCGCTGGTTGCCAGTCGTCAACTGGCGGGTTACGAGGTTGCGGAGCGCTTTTATGAAATCGGTTCGCCCGCGGGCCTTGCTGAACTGGATGCGTTTCTTATTCAACAGCCGGGAAAAACGGAATAA
- a CDS encoding galactokinase, which translates to MILSRSPLRISLGGGGTDLPSYYEQHSGFLIAAAIDKYVYITLHETFVPDLIVKYSKLERVAHAAVLEHPIIREAFDLVGLSGESLELTSMADIPAGTGLGSSGSFTTALLKALHTYKRNLVHPAELAEQACDIELNRLKEPIGKQDQYIAAFGGITCFRFHPGGKVEAWPLKLSEETRYNLEDNLLLFFTGYSRSASAILKEQDQKSKAADASMIENLHFVKELGFQSQSALEGGNLHAFARLMDVHWQRKMQRSGGMSNPKINEWYDLAMANGALGGKLIGAGGGGFLMFYADDKTRLRHAMRQAGLKEVRFRFDFEGTKLINS; encoded by the coding sequence ATGATCCTCTCCCGCTCTCCCCTTCGCATCAGCCTTGGCGGCGGCGGCACCGACCTGCCTTCGTATTACGAGCAACATTCCGGCTTTCTGATCGCCGCCGCCATCGACAAATACGTCTACATCACGCTGCACGAGACCTTCGTTCCCGATCTCATCGTCAAGTATTCGAAACTCGAACGCGTGGCGCACGCAGCAGTGCTGGAGCATCCGATCATCCGCGAAGCCTTCGATCTCGTCGGTCTTTCGGGCGAATCGCTTGAACTCACATCGATGGCAGACATTCCCGCAGGAACAGGCCTCGGATCTTCAGGAAGTTTCACCACCGCGCTTCTCAAGGCGCTCCACACGTACAAGCGCAATCTTGTTCATCCCGCCGAACTCGCTGAACAGGCGTGCGACATCGAGTTGAATCGCCTGAAGGAACCGATCGGCAAACAGGATCAATACATTGCTGCGTTTGGCGGCATCACCTGCTTTCGATTTCATCCTGGCGGCAAGGTCGAAGCCTGGCCTTTGAAGCTTTCGGAGGAAACGCGGTACAACCTCGAGGACAACCTCCTGCTCTTTTTCACAGGCTACTCGCGATCGGCATCCGCTATTCTCAAGGAGCAGGACCAGAAGAGCAAAGCTGCGGATGCCTCGATGATTGAGAATCTTCATTTCGTCAAGGAACTCGGATTCCAAAGCCAAAGCGCGCTGGAAGGCGGAAACCTGCATGCATTTGCGCGGTTGATGGATGTCCATTGGCAGCGCAAGATGCAGCGGTCGGGCGGCATGAGCAATCCGAAGATCAATGAGTGGTACGATCTCGCCATGGCGAACGGCGCGCTCGGAGGGAAGTTGATCGGCGCAGGCGGAGGCGGGTTCCTGATGTTCTACGCCGATGACAAAACACGGCTGCGACATGCGATGCGCCAGGCTGGGCTGAAGGAAGTGCGCTTTCGATTCGACTTCGAAGGCACCAAGCTGATTAATTCATGA
- a CDS encoding glycosyltransferase family 4 protein produces MRFLMLNWRDPENPLAGGAERVSVAYMRELVRRGHQVCWFANDFPGAKRECEIDGIRYVRGGGKGTSVLKARAWYHTQPRFDLVIDQHHGIPWYAPWWCGTKSVAYIHEVLGPIWKSFYAPPLSSIGEVQERWTHWLYREIPFWTPSDSTRLALEKSGVRRVKVIPNGCDTVPLPALPAKPLQQPLRLISVSRLAPNKRIDHTVRATAHLLQCGVDVLLTIVGGGEVRGELERLASSLKLDSRVRFAGSVSEEEKNRELQEAHILVHCSVREGWGLNVLEANAMGTPAVVYPVGGLVDSTVHNETGLIAPAESPESVADAVKSLVDHPLAYARLRQNAWERSKEYQWSRVLPQACDWLEAEAR; encoded by the coding sequence ATGCGCTTTCTCATGCTCAACTGGCGCGATCCGGAGAATCCCCTAGCAGGCGGCGCGGAGCGCGTGTCCGTCGCATATATGCGAGAGCTGGTTCGACGCGGCCATCAGGTCTGCTGGTTCGCCAATGATTTTCCGGGCGCAAAACGCGAATGTGAAATCGACGGCATTCGATATGTTCGCGGCGGCGGCAAGGGCACGTCGGTTTTGAAGGCGAGGGCGTGGTATCACACGCAGCCGCGGTTTGACCTGGTCATCGATCAACACCACGGCATCCCATGGTATGCGCCCTGGTGGTGCGGCACCAAAAGCGTCGCCTATATCCACGAGGTGCTGGGCCCGATCTGGAAAAGCTTTTACGCACCGCCCCTGAGCAGTATCGGCGAAGTCCAGGAGCGCTGGACGCATTGGTTATATCGGGAGATCCCGTTCTGGACGCCGTCGGATTCCACCCGTCTGGCCTTGGAAAAAAGCGGCGTGCGGAGGGTGAAGGTGATTCCAAATGGATGCGACACGGTTCCGCTCCCTGCCCTGCCAGCCAAGCCGCTCCAGCAGCCGTTGCGATTGATTTCGGTGTCGCGGCTGGCGCCAAACAAACGCATTGATCATACCGTAAGGGCAACCGCCCATCTCTTACAATGCGGCGTGGACGTCTTGCTGACCATTGTCGGGGGCGGCGAGGTTCGGGGGGAGTTGGAGCGCCTGGCCAGTTCATTGAAACTTGATAGCCGCGTGCGCTTTGCTGGATCCGTTTCCGAGGAAGAAAAGAATCGCGAACTGCAGGAGGCCCACATTCTCGTCCATTGTTCGGTTCGCGAAGGCTGGGGGCTCAATGTGCTGGAGGCAAACGCGATGGGAACGCCTGCGGTTGTTTATCCCGTTGGCGGATTGGTTGATTCCACCGTGCACAACGAAACGGGATTGATTGCCCCTGCAGAATCCCCCGAGTCAGTTGCGGACGCTGTGAAGAGTCTTGTGGATCATCCGTTGGCGTATGCGCGTCTGCGACAGAACGCGTGGGAACGGTCGAAGGAATATCAATGGTCGCGCGTGCTGCCGCAGGCGTGCGACTGGCTTGAAGCCGAAGCCCGTTAA
- a CDS encoding SDR family oxidoreductase, translated as MKLSQRNALITGGSQGLGLAIAEAYVREGANVVICSRDEKTLLGSRDQLRRLAPARSKVLARACDVSSEVQVNDLASFALNELGNIDILVNNAGVYGPMGPTESVSIDEWRRAIDINLFGVLLPCRALIPHFKQRRAGKIVVLSGGGATNPLPNISSYAASKAAVVRLMETLAEELRAFNVDVNAIAPGALATRLVEEVIAAGPEKVGQAFFDKNKKWKAEGATPLSLGADLAVYLGSQESIGITGKLISAQWDPWAALHEHRDELKASDIYCLRRIVPEDRGKKWN; from the coding sequence ATGAAACTCTCCCAGCGCAACGCGCTCATCACAGGCGGCAGCCAGGGTCTTGGCCTTGCGATTGCCGAAGCTTACGTCCGTGAAGGCGCGAACGTCGTGATTTGCTCGCGCGATGAAAAGACGCTGCTCGGCTCGCGGGATCAATTGCGACGCCTCGCTCCCGCTCGGAGCAAGGTCCTCGCGCGCGCCTGCGACGTCTCCTCTGAAGTTCAGGTCAACGATCTCGCCAGCTTCGCGCTCAACGAACTCGGCAACATCGATATCCTGGTTAACAACGCCGGTGTATACGGCCCGATGGGTCCGACTGAATCGGTCTCGATCGACGAATGGCGGCGGGCGATCGACATCAACTTGTTCGGCGTCCTTCTTCCCTGCCGCGCCTTGATTCCACATTTCAAGCAAAGGCGCGCGGGCAAGATTGTCGTGTTGTCGGGCGGCGGCGCTACCAATCCCCTTCCAAACATCAGTTCCTACGCTGCCTCAAAGGCCGCCGTGGTGCGTCTCATGGAAACGCTCGCCGAGGAACTGCGCGCGTTCAACGTCGATGTCAACGCCATCGCGCCAGGCGCTCTCGCAACGCGCCTCGTCGAAGAAGTGATTGCTGCCGGCCCGGAAAAAGTGGGCCAGGCGTTCTTCGACAAGAATAAAAAATGGAAGGCGGAAGGTGCCACGCCTTTGAGCCTCGGCGCCGATCTCGCCGTGTACCTTGGAAGCCAGGAGAGCATCGGCATCACGGGCAAACTGATCAGCGCCCAATGGGATCCGTGGGCGGCGCTTCATGAGCATCGCGATGAATTGAAAGCATCTGACATTTACTGCCTGCGACGCATCGTCCCCGAGGATCGCGGCAAGAAGTGGAACTGA
- a CDS encoding NAD-dependent epimerase/dehydratase family protein, with protein MAKLARNMERIFVTGAAGFIGSSLVDRLLADGKQVVGWDNFSTGQPEFLINAEKNPAFQLVRGDNLDLPALEAGMAGCDTVFHLAANADVRFGLNHPRKDLEQNTIATFNVLEAMRANGIKRIAFSSTGSVYGEAAVIPTPEDAPFPIQTSLYASSKVAGEGLIQSYCEGFGFEGYIFRFVSILGERYTHGHVFDFYRQLVEHPDQLKVLGDGTQRKSYLYIADCLSAMLHVINSGTALKARHRVEIYNLGTDEYVQVNDSIGHICAALNLKPQLEYTGGNRGWVGDNPFIFLETKKIRATGWKPSLTIEQGIIRTLEWLQQNRWVYEKRA; from the coding sequence ATGGCTAAACTCGCGCGCAACATGGAACGCATCTTCGTGACCGGCGCTGCCGGCTTCATCGGCAGTTCGCTGGTGGATCGCCTGCTCGCAGACGGGAAACAGGTTGTCGGCTGGGATAACTTCTCCACCGGCCAGCCGGAGTTCCTCATTAACGCGGAAAAGAATCCCGCGTTCCAACTCGTCCGCGGTGACAATCTGGACCTGCCTGCCCTCGAGGCCGGGATGGCGGGTTGCGACACCGTGTTCCACCTCGCCGCGAATGCCGACGTGCGGTTCGGCCTTAATCATCCGCGCAAGGATCTCGAGCAAAACACGATTGCGACTTTCAATGTGCTCGAGGCAATGCGCGCCAACGGCATCAAACGAATCGCCTTCAGCTCAACCGGAAGCGTCTATGGCGAGGCGGCTGTCATTCCCACGCCCGAGGACGCGCCGTTTCCCATTCAGACATCGCTATACGCCAGCTCAAAGGTCGCGGGCGAAGGACTGATTCAATCGTACTGCGAAGGCTTTGGTTTCGAAGGCTACATCTTCCGTTTCGTCTCCATTCTCGGCGAACGCTACACGCACGGCCATGTGTTCGATTTCTACCGCCAGCTGGTGGAGCATCCTGATCAATTGAAAGTGCTCGGCGACGGCACGCAACGGAAAAGCTATCTCTACATCGCTGATTGCCTGTCCGCGATGTTGCACGTGATCAACTCAGGGACAGCATTGAAGGCGCGGCATCGTGTCGAGATCTACAACCTGGGCACAGACGAATATGTCCAGGTGAATGACTCGATTGGCCACATTTGCGCCGCTTTGAACCTCAAACCACAACTGGAATATACGGGCGGGAATCGGGGCTGGGTCGGGGACAATCCCTTCATTTTCCTCGAAACGAAAAAAATTCGGGCCACAGGCTGGAAGCCGTCGCTGACGATCGAGCAGGGAATCATCCGCACATTGGAATGGCTGCAACAGAACCGCTGGGTATATGAAAAGCGAGCGTGA
- a CDS encoding glycosyltransferase family 2 protein: MSHSSVIPQPAQPGRVSVIIPTLNVEGLLENCLGSIARQTYPQGQIEVLLADAHSKDRTREIAAKFKAVVLDDNGRNMEEGKRMALGRATGEFIVFMDADNELTHPDYLELAVRGLREHPQALGVEAYYPASRRMTSFCAYITQLLHISDPVCWFMSQEPQQVARHDDVERWRLPGESAAYPLGANGFVFRRADLDSVGAGEHFQDTHVAVRLMQQGKREWLRIAGRGVHHYYVPTWWGFVKKRRRSTVHFLNVQEEAPLNWMRQQPRHPLWLAALYCGTIVGPLWHSLVRLARDRDVRWLWHAPACFGAVIGNVWGIITYKLHRRDAKLIAKLQVKQTIKKES; the protein is encoded by the coding sequence GTGAGCCATTCGTCTGTGATTCCACAACCCGCTCAGCCGGGACGCGTCAGCGTGATCATCCCGACGCTGAACGTTGAGGGTTTGCTTGAGAACTGCCTCGGATCGATCGCGCGACAGACATATCCGCAGGGCCAGATTGAAGTGCTGCTGGCCGACGCGCATTCGAAGGATCGCACGCGAGAAATCGCTGCCAAGTTTAAAGCCGTCGTGCTCGATGACAACGGGCGCAACATGGAAGAAGGCAAGCGCATGGCGTTGGGGCGCGCGACAGGCGAGTTCATCGTGTTCATGGATGCCGACAACGAACTGACCCATCCCGATTATCTTGAACTCGCAGTCCGCGGGTTGCGTGAGCATCCACAAGCGCTGGGCGTGGAGGCTTATTATCCAGCGTCTCGTCGCATGACGTCGTTCTGCGCCTACATCACGCAGTTGCTGCACATCAGCGATCCCGTGTGCTGGTTCATGAGCCAGGAACCGCAGCAGGTTGCGCGGCATGACGATGTCGAGCGCTGGCGGCTGCCTGGAGAAAGTGCGGCATATCCCTTGGGCGCGAACGGTTTTGTATTTCGGCGTGCGGACCTGGATTCTGTGGGCGCGGGCGAACATTTCCAGGACACGCATGTCGCCGTGCGGCTGATGCAACAGGGCAAGCGTGAGTGGCTGCGCATCGCGGGCCGCGGTGTGCATCATTATTACGTGCCGACGTGGTGGGGCTTCGTCAAAAAGCGGCGACGCTCGACCGTACATTTCCTGAACGTTCAAGAGGAAGCCCCATTGAACTGGATGCGGCAGCAACCGCGGCATCCCCTGTGGCTGGCCGCGCTTTACTGCGGGACGATTGTTGGTCCGCTCTGGCATTCACTCGTTCGCCTCGCTCGCGATCGCGACGTTCGATGGCTTTGGCATGCGCCCGCATGCTTCGGCGCCGTGATTGGAAATGTGTGGGGAATCATAACTTACAAACTCCATCGCCGGGACGCGAAGCTCATCGCCAAGCTTCAGGTGAAACAAACCATAAAAAAGGAATCGTGA